TAGCTAGACAGTAAAAATTGTACACAGGCAGAAACTAAACAATGCACATTGAGAGCAAGTGTAAAATTGAAAGTAAGAGTGGAGTATTGCAGCAGAGGTGAACAATAATCCAGTGATCAATGCTGAGTTCATCTCCTTGTTTTTAGTCACAGTAAAGAAGGTAAACTTAAGAATGAATATAGACAGTTTCCCTCAGTGTACAACTGAGCACTAtacaatgaaaaacatatttacaaaatatgaGAGATTTCATCTCACTCTTTCACTTTCAGTCATCTGCCACAGTCCCAGGTTTAACACTTTAAGGCACGGGAGCTGCGTTATCCTCTCCAGACCCCTCTTGGTAATCCTGGTACAACCGTACAGGTCAATCCCTGTCAGCTGGCTCAAATGGTCAGCTATCAACTCCAACCCTTTGTCTGTGATCCTCACACACTGTCCAATGTTGAGAGTCTTGAGTTCGTGCATCTGGCGTACCATCCTGTTAATGCCATCATCACTGATATGGCAGGAACAAAGAGAGAGGGACTTCAGTTGATAAAGTCCCTGGGCAATATATGCCAGGCTCTGGTCGCCGATCTTATCACAGAAGGAGACATCAAGTCCAGACAGACGGAGGGAACCCATGGCCAGATGCATTATCCCTGTGTCACTGATATTGTCACACGATCGCAGGTTCAGGCTGCACAGGTGGGTCATATGCGACAAGTGGATCATCCCTGCATCTGATATTCCACCACAGAAGCTGAGGTTGAGCACTTTGAGCTTGTTTAGGCCCTTTGAGACATGTTTGAGAGAAAGATCCGTCAACTTCTGGCAGTCCTGTAAGGTTAACTTCTCCAGAGACAGACAGCCCTCTGCAGCACTGCGGGTCATGCCAGACAAGTGACCAATGCCCACATCAGACACATGCCTGCAGCTGCGCAGGTTAAGGCTCTTGAGTCTATGCAAGCCCCAGGCAATGAGCAACAGGCCCGTGTTTGTGATATTACTGCAACCTCCAAGTTCAAGGACCTCCAGGTTTTTGAGGTACTGGGCAATTCTGCCCAGGCTGGAGTCAGTGATCTGTTTACAAAGGCTGAGATTCAGTACCCGCAGGGATGGGATGTCCTGCACAAAGGCATGCCCTAGTCCGTTGTCTGTGATATTGAAACATCCACACAGGTTAAGGCTTTCGATGTGCGGCATCCCTTGGATCACGTAGCTCAGACTTCGTCTCAGGCTGAGAATTTGGACTTTTTTGATTCCCCTGGTCTGCAGACTGGGGAACAGAGAGGGGTTAGCTCGGCGCAGATGGAGCTTGGCTTCCACCCCCCTCCACACCGACTTGTGGTACGATGCGTCTCTCCAGGCCGCGCACACTTGAGCTACTCTTCCTTTGTCTTTAACGTCCAAGTAGCTGAAAATAATGGCCAAGATCTCCGGGAAAAGGCACGATATATGCGTCTCGACTTCAAACATGGCTGCAGGTTGACTGCTTTTAGCAGCAGAAGTTGCCTGTGAGGAACAATACTGTCGTGGTTAGCTCGCTGAAACTCTCCTGCCCAACTTACTGGCCGGCCCGGCAACATTAGCGAGCATGCTAACTGTAGCCAGCTAGCTTTGTCTGCAACGTAACAAAAGTCCACCCATGTCGTCGGAACAAAGAATACAATTAAACTCAGTGAAATGATTGAGCGTTATAAACACTTACAGTACGATtcctattaaaaaaaacagccgGTTCGGAAAAGTCCCGGAAAGGAGCCGTACAATTCACCTAgcaagctaagctaagctaagctaagctaggctaacacTACTGCGGTAGCTGTTAGCATTAGCTCTATAAACTTGAGAGCATAAAAGTCGATCAATCTCCTTGTCCAAGCCGCTCAAAGCAACTTATTATTTACTCCAGTCCATCACACAGTATATCCGAGTTGTTCCTGTGTGTAGAAACTTTCAGCTACAAAGCCTTTTTCTCGTACACTGGTCACTGCCCGGCTCCTTTTGCTTCATTTCCAGCAGCGTCGGCGAATCCCGGATCTCCACTGAACAACAAACCAGCTCCGTGCAGACACCGAGCAGCGGCTCCTAGTGGGACTAATTCATATCGATACTATGAGTCTGCTGCCTGCTCTTTGAATAAGTTGGAATAAACACAGTTAATGACAATATGTGGCTTGTCCTATTAGAGCTATATGgtaacttattattattattattattattattgcactTACTAACAGTGCCACAAAGTGGAAATAAACTCATAATGGCATCAACAAATATATAGAATAATGATAAGCAAAGAAGTAATAGTAATATAAAggtgaaaaacataaattactCATTGTTTTCAGACAATTATTTTATCAACCTAAAAAAATTGAAATGCAAGCGTAAAGATGACATATGTTACAGCTATGTGGAAAGCGACAGAAGAAGTGTGACCTCTTTGTAATAGTAATTGTGCGTGCTTCAAGAAAAATATCACCCACTCTCTTAAATTTGGATCAGTTGTGTTTCCACAGATCTAAAGCAAAACAGTCCCTGTGAATCCTTACACTGTAAGTACAAAATAACAGAAGCTCAACTATCAGCTTACTGTGTTCGCACATTCAGACCCACAGAGAGATGCCTTTGTTCAAAGGGCTCTGTTGGTGTAAATGTTTCTGACCTGGCAGGAAGCCCGGAGTTTGTGCAGCGAGACATCCACTGACCTGGTCACCCCTGGCTGCTGGGAGGACACACAGCGCGTGCTCTACAATGATTGTTAGTGGTTCAGTGTGAACGAGACAAGAGGAGCAGGATGTGTCAGAAAGTAGCTCTGAATGCTGATACAAAGCATTTTCACAGCAACAGTGCGGAAGACGAAGCAGCAGAGCTTTTTAACATGTCACAGCAGGGAAAGTAAAGGGTGAGGATCATAAAATCAATGAAGCCTGAACTACActgagctgcttcagtttcagggGCCTAGTGATTGTGCTGCTGACTTCCTGTCACACACTGTCATTACCTACTGGCACATGTGTAATTGAGCAAAATGATCatcacagtttttaatgtttttctatgATGGCAAGTCAAAATGTCCTCTGTAAAAAAGACTActctttgtgttgtgtatttaaatgttcaaTGGCTCTTTCTACCAGTGTCTTCAATTAAAATCTATACACTGAATCTGATATGCTTTCATACATGTGTTTCTAAAATAAAGGAATGGACAAGCAGCAGGACACCTGCTTTTATTTAGGGATGTATAATACTTCAGTTACTAGCCATGTACATggaaaacatgttgttttttttttgcagtcttTAGACAGCATGGTGTTTACTCATCAGGcatcatttactttatttctgcCATTATCCACATCTTTCAAAGTGCCCTAGAGCAAAGCATTAAAACCCCCATAAACAGTGTAAGACACTGGTAGTAATGTATCACTAAAATATCTTTTAGTCAGTTAGTAGTACTTCTGTGCTGCCTTTGACTGTGAaggtgacagagacagaaactctgaaaacagtttaaaatttACAAAAGTGACACGTATCTGTCACAAACAGAGTAGGGTAGTAGTACTAAGTGTCATCTCCAggtgagttttgtttgtgtttatgttgagTTGTTATGTATTTCATGAGTTTCATGAGAACATGATGCTATCAAGACCATGTGGAGATGGAGAAATGGATGTGGTCTTGTCTGTGCTCTGCGGTTGGGAGTGTTTGTTTATACCATTAAAAGTTTCATGTGCTTCCGTATTTTATGTGCAACTGCTCTTACAGACACTTAACAGCCTATAAAAAGTACATCTCTTACATATGGGTTAAACCTGTGTGGGTGGTCTGGGTCCGACGTGGGCCTTAAAATCCAAACTTCTATCTTTCCCCCATGGTCAGAGTTTTAATGGTCAGAGTTAATGGTGCTGTGCTTCTTCACCTTTGCAGGAGTACATCATTTAGGTATCAGTCACACTTTCCCACTCAGATTTGCCTTTGgtcaatttaaaacattatttatatatacttgTTTAGACAATACTGAAGAACTACAGGGGCTATGGGGAAACTAAGAAATGCGTATGTGGCGAAGGTCCTGGACCTACACTTAAGTTAAATATTATAAAGAAAGGATTAAATTTTAATACatcattttactgtattataatatttaggtgaaataaaatgtaaccaGTTTTAATGGGTCTAAAGTTCAGTTGTTTTTCCTAAAGTCCTTTGTGGCTAAATCTGGCCTGCAtatgcttttttcatttttgtcttttatttttaagtgatTATTTAGGTTTCTAGAACTAGAGGTTCTACAtataactgttttttttatcctctctgCAGAGTGGGCAATGAAGTTaatataaattagttttttttagacGTTTGACCACTGGCACTTTGTTGTCTGTTATGTGGACAGGAAAATAAACCAGTGATTTCTTTATGGATCAGTTGTTTGTGCTCAGCTGTCCTGTCAGACCCAACTCTGGCCAGGAGAGGGCAGTGCTGGTCTGAAAAAACAATGGGTAAAATCAAGAGGACCTGGTCACcacttcactttgtttttctttatgtgacaaaataataatatgtaaatatactATTAAGTCTCTGCTTTGAAAAGGAAACTAaagacatttaaacaacaagctctgaaaaaaaaaaatctaaaggtGTGACGACAGAAAGACGGAGATGAGATGAGTGTGGTAGAaagggaagagaggaaaaccaaaacagagggagagaaagtgagcGATGGTGATTCCCCTCTCGGCCTCCCCTGTGGCTGGACTTGTCTCTGCTAATGACCCTGTCTGCTggctcacacagacagatggtgAATTAACTCCAATTAGCCCACTCTCACCAGATCTCCTCTGACagctcaccacacacacacgcgagGCACATGAGAAGTAATTTGGAAACCCTACAGCCATTTGTTTGTCTCAGATTCTCTCAGAAAGTACTGTATAAGAAAGCCATATCTGTTTCAGCACTTATTCAACATATTGTACATTGAATATTTAAAGCGTGACATCTAGAGAGATCAAAATGTCAATTTATATTGTTGAATCTTTGTATGGGAAATCTATCAAACAATAGAAACTGTCGTGTCAcatattttcattgtgtttaatATACAGTGTGCTCtttgcaagcacacacacacacacacacacacacacacacacacacacataggccACGCAGAGTGGAGAGTTACTACTGTGTGACTGTGGCCTCCTGTCACTGTGTTCGGAGTTAGTGAAGTGTGACCAGTCATCGTTCATACACTGCACATTCTCTGAGTGACTGAACTCACATGACATGTCAAACAGAGCGTAGTGTGTGTTGTGGCTCTGCAGAGCTGCGTGTCAGTGTAATTGTCACTCACAAGACGTCCATGCTATTCACTTTATCACACAGAGGAGAATATGTGTCGTCCGCGACAGTGATGCTCCACAGTCTTTTTGCACATATGTGTTTAACAGGTGTTGTCTCTGCTGCTTAAAGGCTCCATCTGCGATTGTGACTGGGAGGTCTCCGGTGATCTCCGACCCCTTCTGTAAACGGGGTCGGCAGGTGCTGAGCGCAGGTCAAATGTCAAAAGGGCAGCTACTTCAATGACATTATCGAACACGCAGGCAAAATAAACACTCTCACAATGCAGTCACACAAGCCTTTCTATCTCCTTGAAGTGTGCATGTACACGCTGTATGTGTGGGTTTGTgagtaaaagtgtgtgtgtgtgtttgagcagagTGGAGTAATccttttaaatctctttagcTGTTCTGATCCATACTTCAGAGCATGGGGGGCAGTATGGACAGCAGCTGCTTGTGAAGAATGTGTGACCCTGTCAGtacagaggacacagagagaagcgTAACACCGGCCGACCTCTGACTTTGGATCAGTGggtgtcacacacactgtttgctGAAGTGTGCATTAAAGTAGATCACCTATTACTCTGCACAAGCTCTCCAACTCTCCTctcttcgtgtgtgtgtgtgtgtgtgtgtgtgtgtagtcctCCTCCATGACACTGAAGTGAAAAGACAAATTTCACTGAATCAtgtcaagagagagagaaagagagagaaagagttaGTTGGGAAGAGATAAACGAGGAGCGATGAGCGAGATGTGGGTTGAGGTGTAGAGGCGTTGAtgcgtgtgtgagtgacaggaaaaaaaaaaaaagacaggaaagatGAAGAAGGAAGCACAAAGGATGGAGGGATAGAGGGGTGGATGAATtaatgcagaggagtgacatAAAGAGGAGAGGGTGATCAGTCATGTCCGGAACTGGCAGATGAAGAATTTGACATGAAGGATTGAGCTCTGGTCTTTTTATTGATATCATCGTATATTAAAACGATTTGAGAGGgagtttcagctcattgttcGGCTCTCCAGGCCCAAACTTTtctatttaatttcagtgtcactgctctcattttgtcctttttgaGCCTCACCAGGCAGCTGCTTTCAGCAAACAAAGGTCTAAATATCCACTGTTCCCTACCTGACAAGCACCACATAGCAGACAGACTGGTTGGTggcagcatttagcagctaaggAGCCAGATATGTTCCTCAGATCTGAAATAGCATAAATACCGGaccatttcaaataaatgataaaGTTACTTTAAATCTGGgtgtgtaaacaaacaactgtttGCTAAATTCACTGTCACCTTTAAATGATGATCATGATATACGTGCTCACAAATGTACAAGAAAAATGAACAGTGACAAATATCCATCACAGTTTGCAGTGTACAGGCGCACTGAGTAAtgaatttacagtttttttaaaattttctcACAGTTCATTCTGGCTAACCTGTGAGTTTTAAACCCATCTGATCGTCCGACGGATGTTTCCTGCCTCGTCAGGCCTCATTTCAGCAGCGTTCCCAGTTCCCAACAGTCAGCTTGGTGAGTGTTATATAATAGGAACACTGGCCAAAACTAGCAAAATAAGATCCAAGTTGAATAAACCAGAACTATCCTTCGAAACAAtagtttgtacatgtgtgttggTGTAGTCACTAGGGCGGAGTGCTTCATtaagggcttttttttttttttgtcacgtCGACTGCTGCAGCTCAGTAATGTCTCATACAAAGATTCTGAAAAATGGGTTTGAAGACATGCGGTgacacagatgcaaacacaaacacacacacacacacacacactgtgagtcAACgtgcctccttctctctcctgccCTACAGCAGCGAGCCTTGTTTTTTATGCTGTATAAATTGACGTCCTCTTGTAATTTTCTCTCCCTAATACATCTCTGTTCagcttgtgtgtattttaccAACGCTgcactgttgctgttgttgttgcagtaaTGTGCCGTATAcgtgctttttttcccccctctcctcctctctctctctccatttgcTTCCCTCCAGGGCTGATGTGATTTAAGGCTGTACTTGAAGACCGAAGACTGGGCCGTTATCTTCCTGTTATTGATGCGAGCTGTAACTCTCACTGTCCACACTCCACAGGCAGACGGAAAGAGAGACAGCTGCCTTAGaaggagggatggatggatgaaaagGAAGTAGTGATAATGTCAGCAGATTGTAGTGTGCAGACTTCAGACTTTGTAGCATTTTTCACTGATTCATGTAGAAACTAATAAAAATCTAAGGGATTTAGTTGTCTCATCATCCCCTCCGCCCTGCAGCTCCGCTGTCTCCCTGTCTTCCACcccctttttctctttgcttccTATTTCCTCTGCTGTCACCTATTCCCCATTCATTCCATCTGTACATTATGTAGATGTCAATAATTTAGCACAAGAATTCAGTGCTTAACAACAGGTTACGATCTTTGCAATAAAAGCCATAAAATATGcgtttgtgaataaaatatgattcTGTCTCTTTCAAAGCAGCTGAAACCTGTCAAGATTGCCATTTGTTTTCTGACAGTATCGCGGTGAAGTGACAGTTCAAAAGCGGGGGTTTGTCTTTATCTTGGCAGGTTTTCAATCTTTGCTCTATTTCTGCACACTGCAGAGCATTATTTTGTATCCATTGTTTTGTAGACCGTCTTTCATCTCCAGggctttgttgttttctcactctctcgccgtctctcgctctctccccCTCTTACATCGTGACTTCTTCTATTTTTCCTACTCTTTTACAGTTTCATCTTGTATTGTACAGTAACAGTGAGGCCTGGCTCAAAGcgcacaaacagcaacacatccCACTCTAGCTGCCCCTGCAACCTCTAGTCACCTGCCTCACACAAACCACCCAGCTCTAAATGCACTTCTTCCTTTACCTACTTCCTATTGCTCCTGCCATCCTTCATCCCCCTGCTTTTCCTCCCCGGTCCTCCCTCCTCCTGGTAAcacctccctccttctcccatCTTTACCCCACAGGCCTGGGGATCGTTCCTTTGTTCCTGACATCTGTTTTGTTGGGTGATTAATTGAGATGAGCATGTGGGGTGAAGGCCTATAGAGGGGG
This DNA window, taken from Anabas testudineus chromosome 6, fAnaTes1.2, whole genome shotgun sequence, encodes the following:
- the LOC113166215 gene encoding F-box/LRR-repeat protein 14-like, with protein sequence MFEVETHISCLFPEILAIIFSYLDVKDKGRVAQVCAAWRDASYHKSVWRGVEAKLHLRRANPSLFPSLQTRGIKKVQILSLRRSLSYVIQGMPHIESLNLCGCFNITDNGLGHAFVQDIPSLRVLNLSLCKQITDSSLGRIAQYLKNLEVLELGGCSNITNTGLLLIAWGLHRLKSLNLRSCRHVSDVGIGHLSGMTRSAAEGCLSLEKLTLQDCQKLTDLSLKHVSKGLNKLKVLNLSFCGGISDAGMIHLSHMTHLCSLNLRSCDNISDTGIMHLAMGSLRLSGLDVSFCDKIGDQSLAYIAQGLYQLKSLSLCSCHISDDGINRMVRQMHELKTLNIGQCVRITDKGLELIADHLSQLTGIDLYGCTRITKRGLERITQLPCLKVLNLGLWQMTESERVR